The DNA sequence TTATGCTCTCAACTAAAAACGTCATTTGTGTTTCACCACAGAGACGCGTAAGTTACTGTTACGTCATCACGTAAACGTGCTGATGATCATAAACGGGATGGACTTAGTAATTGTTTCTGTACAGAAGACCTCTGCCCTCCGCCACACAGAGCGTTCATCGCTGGTGAAGCTGCAGAGCCCAACAAAATATAACCTCCTTCCCACTGATTTCAACAACTGACGCCCAACAAAAAAGGGTCTGATAAGAACATGATCACACGCAGAAGGGAGGTTTATTTATAGCGTTAGCGGAAAATCTGCGGGCTAAAAACAATAGCTGACATAATACAAAACATATATAACATATACAAAAACAGAGGTCCAAGGCCATGTTTACCGTTTCTTCTTCGTCCATTGTGATTCCAGAGATAAACGGTTTGTTGTCTTCTTCAACAGCCAGACAGTAGACATGTGCAGCCTAGGATGAGCAGCTTCTTCTTCGATGCGCCTCCAGAAAACCCGCCCGCTGCTGCCACCTACAGTGCGCCGCGAGAACTGCACGCCTTCAACGAAGCCGCCCCGGCTTTCACAGCTTGACCTTGAAAGAAACTCTGATGGTTGTTTTCACCTTCGACTAGTCTAAGGCTTCGTGCatccagagaaaaacaaatgcaaggattacaaaaatgaaagaaggtTGCAGTGTGGAAGAGAATGAATAACCGAAAAACTGTATGAATTTACTGCATCATAAGGAAAAGTGAGCGCCAGCTGTGGCTCTCTGCATCAGACATTGGTTTTCCTTTAAAGCGGATTTAGATGAGATCAGAGGTTATAAATAGACAACCAGATGTTTCCTTTGCTCTTATATAACATGGAAATCCCCCCCATGTCCCAGTTGAGGCTGTTCTCCGTTCATGAATaaacttttaatggtttatttttcaGCTACTGCTGTGAAATCACGCGCACCCACCTGGCTGCTCACTGTTAGGAGCTCGGTGACTGTTTTGCTCAGGAACTCATCAAGTTCACTTTTATACAGCGAAGATTGGTggcagattttcaaaataaaagccttcacAGGCTCATCCCTACTGTGTTGTAGAGACCTGAAAATGCTCCCAAACAGGGTTACTCATGTACAAGTAAATGTTACATACCTTAAAGACAACTTTACTAATTGTATATGCTGTCCACACTGTCCACTGTCTGCAACGACAATGAACTGATAagaaaaattcttttttagggaGCTCCTGGGTTCTTAACCTGAACTTAAAATCATGAATTCCGGGCTTCATAATATATTGAGCTTTGCAGCTTTTCTAGAgttaaaagaagagaaagaaggcCATGGCAGAAATAATCTTCTTTAACGTTACAGCAGGtttgtaaatacttttttttttcagtaaagaGCTCACGACAACTTCACATGATGACATAACAAATGGCCCTGATCTCCAAAACTGCACCTTTTAGTTGTGAAACACTGACATTTCATCACATTTGACAATAACACACAAGCCATCTAGACTTTTACGGTAACTTGTTTTGAATCTGCAGTTCATAAAGTGTAAAAGTACAAAAACTATCTAATTACACAATGTAATAGAGTAAAAGTTCgaaaaaaaatgcactcaaGTAAAAATATACCCTACATGGCAGTAACTATTATGTATGCAAAGAAAAACTTTCTCAGAGATTTGGTTCAAACCTTGTTTTTGGCTTCAATTTGACAtgtgatttgtgttttactaaacaaaaataaaaaacaaaaaaaattaaaaaaatcggTTAGTTCAtaaagggcccaagtccacaattgttcaaaatagagatattatctgttctatggtcttcaagggaaaagctatctgattatgtgcaaaaaagtcccaagtctgttgtaatgtactgactatgcttgacatttaaaatgcattaagtgcaaaattcctggacttgggcctctcttgcacgggtttagctttatcccatagatggcagcactagttatccaatatggcagcaccccagttcaattcaagaagggcccaagtccagagactttagtttgctagtcctctgaaatgataaaaatgaggtgcttcatattatagcatttgtaagctatgaactggggctaaatctgggtaaagtatgaatcatttggtgtagcctccctttaagctatgcagttaaaatcatttcctggaaaaacaaacctcttggacttgggcccctttacAACTAACTGATTCAATTTCTAATGAGCAAATGaacgacaaaaaaaactgttcaggGGCCTCATACTAAGCCTGGTTTGAtgtattaaaacaataaataataaatcattATTGAATTGAGCACAATAGGCTGTACTAAGGATTCTTCATGATTCAGTTCAATGGTTTAAAAATAGACAAACCttctttggactttttttttcttttattttcttattgttatttttatcttatttcaCATTGTATCCCGACATTCACCCGTATCTAAAATTACATGTTAAACTCTGACTCGggttaaaaaaccaaaaccaaattgTAGCCACTGGTATTGGGCTTTTACTGTGAAAGCCTGTGGCTTCACTTCCGCCCGCCGCCGTGGTTTCCGTTAACTTCAGTGCGGTCTGCGGTCTTCCTGGATGTGATTGGGGGATCATTTTCAAGAAAATCCTCTGAAAGCGGACTCGGGTCTCTTGAAAAGTTGCCGTTTGGACCGGGGAGTGCTCGGGGGGGCTGGAGCAGGACTTTAAACCTCGCTTTGCTGTGGAACATCCGCCCGTGTGGAGCCCCATGAGCCCGCGGCTCCTCTCGGCTTTGGTCCCGGTCCTGGTCgcggtggcggcggcggcggcggcagcggcAGCGGCGAGCCCGCCGGCGGACTCCGGGCAGCAGGAGTTCGGTAAGACCTCCGGACCCGGTTAGAGTCTTAGATGCCGACCAAAAACCGAGTGAACGTGATTGCTTAGCTTcaggaagcaggaagtctgCTGCTGGTAAACTTCATGAATTTGTTTACATTATTTAGGTGAAGAATTGATTGGATCTGGAAAAGGTTGATTTCAAACaatccaaacaaaaataaaactaagatGACCAAAAAACAGAACTATTGGAAGATTTATCAAACGTATTGAGTGGaaatgacaaacacacacagaggtgTAGGTCCTCATCCACGCACGTCACTCATCTCCACGTGATCATCATGCAGATGTTCCACAGGTGATTCCCAGGTGTGGAATCATGCAAATGAAGGGAAATGCTGTTTCCTCAGAACTAAAGTGGAATGTGTGACGGCATGCAGCCTGAATGCTGGGACACGGTCTGCCATGGTCATACATGGTCATACATGTGTCACTGCTGTGGTTCTCATGTGTGATTGTGTTGGAGCTCGACTGACCTCACAACCAGAAgatcctggttcaaatcctggctgggacctttctgtgtggcgtttgcatgttctcctcatgcatgtgtgtgtgtgtgtgtgtgtgtgtgtgtgtgtgtgtgtgtgtgtgtgtgtgtgggtgtgtgtgtttgtttcatttccCTTCTCCTCCAGTCTTCTCCAGttgcttcataggttcactgATGTCTTCAGATTGTCCTccgatgtgtgtgtgtgtgtggttgtgtgccCAACAGTACCTGGGTAGGATCCAGTAGCCCTGCTGTGACCCGGCACAGGAAGAAGCAGATTTTTACTGTGGGTTGGTTACATGTCACAAACACATTTGATCTTCTTCCTTGCAATGTTTTCCACAACAGTCCAAGGAAGAAGATTTTGAGTCCAGTTGCAGTGActtctggatgaatgagaacctaTCAAGCACTGGTGGATGTCAGTGTCCTGTGGGTCTGAACAGAGGATGAATCAGAGAACAGAAACCTCCTGTGGCTCAtcaatgtgagtgtgtgtgtgtcctgcaGCGTCTCTGCGGTCCATCCTGGAGGACTTTGACGTCTTGCCCTTCTCCAGTCTGCAGAGCCACTCGGTGCGTCGGCGTGAGGTCCAGACTCAGACTCACGTGGAGAAGGTTCTGAGCTTCAGCGCTCTGCACAGGTTGGACTGTCCTGTGCAGAAAATCTGTGTTTGGGATTCTTGGATTCTGACCGTTTCTGCTGCCTGACGCAGGAACTTCCAGCTGTATTTGAGAACCAACGAGGAGCTGTTCAGCAAGGATTTCAGCGCCGTGGTGGTGGGCGAGGACGGGCGTGAGCACAACCATCCGGTCAACAGACAGACTTTCTTCACCGGACACGTCATCGGTAATTCTGTGCTGGAGGTTGGACTGGCAGATCATCAAGCACTGAATTCATTGTTATTACATCAaagtgaagagaaaaaaaagaaaccgaGTGCCAGAAAAGTGCATTTCCTGTAAAAACAGAACACTGAACTATGAAATATAATCAAGGACCAAAGTTTGACCTCTGATCTGCTTTTCATCTGTTATcaaagtggtcttttcattatgatgatgctgtttttagccaaaatccaaaacctgAGTTGTtctccaggacatagtttctgcagagcggcaggatttCATCAGAAACTCTCCTCTGACTGTTTGTGAACCTTGGCTGATATCCCAGCATTCCTTTGatcacactctcccgctagcatACAGCCACTCACACCCCCAGGCTAACGTTAACAGGGTTTCAGTGGCTTCCCCCCACTTTAGAGCATCATGCAGCATCTTGATGAAGGTTTGACCTTGACCTCCATGGAGGGTCCAGAGGCCTGCAAAAACAGGAGCAGCCTTCGAGTCTGGAAAAGCTATGCTGAAATGTTTCAAGAGTTCTGAGATGCTCCCTCTGGTGGGCGCAGTCTCTGTGTTCCCTCTTCTCTACCGGTTACTTTAGCTGTGGTCTCTGTCCGTCAGGCGGTTTGCTGGGCTTGTAACTCCGCCCCTTCGACCGTGTGTGGGTTGAGAGAAGATGGGTCATTTAAAAGAGCCAATTTGTTGGCAACCGAGCAGTCAGACCGATGACCTAACTCTCTTCCAGGGGAGGAGAACTCTCGTGTTCAGGCCCACATCGACAACCAGGAGTTCTCGGCTCACATCCTGACCGATGAGGCCGAGTACAACATCGAGGTAACGTTTCTGCGTCTGCATCTGGACCTCTGGACAGCGGCGGAGAACAAACTCCTTGTCTGTCTGTGGTCCAGCCTTTGTGGAGGTTCACCTCAACGCCCCCCGATGGTCGCGTCCTCATTTATCGGTCAGAGGACATCAGGAACATCAGTCGGCTGCAGCAGCCTGCAGTCTGTGGGTACGTGAGCCCCGCCCTCACTGACGGGCGCAGAGCAGCCGTGCAGGACGAGCAGGAGGAAGGTTCGTGGGTGTTTACAACTTCAGTCTTCTAGGACTTTTGTTTGTCACATGAGAGATTTATGGTAACGACAATAGAAGaaaaccatcagtgtgtgtgtgtgtgtgtgtgtgtgtgtgtgtgtgtaaagacCTTTAGCtcttaaaacacagaaatgaacCGTTTACCACTCATGACTGATAAAGCTGCATGCATCAGTGCTGAAATGGTTCATGAGGTTTAGATGCCATGACTCAGCTTCAGACGACATGGTCTGGATGAAGGAGACTTGTCATACGTGTACATGTATGTCAGAGTGTTCATAGATCAGTGCTGGTTCCTGTTAGAGCTGCAGGACTCACAGACGGAGCACAGATGCTCTTCAGCCGCCTTTAAAAACAGATCTAAGTGATCAAAGGCTAGAACAACTCAATGTCCACATGGAGTCACCCCCCCCCAACAGAAACCTTCTGGTCCTCCTGAAGGTTCTGGACCCAGGTCCAGACGGCAGCTCCACGACCACAGGAAGAACACCTGCCCACTGCTGCTGGTGGCTGACTACCGCTTCTTCATGCACATGGGTCGTGGGGAGGAGAGCACCACCCTCAACTACCTGGTCAGACCCCCTCCCAGACCGTCAaacacccccaccccaacaGAGTGCAGACCAGCTTCTGTCTGCTTTCAGATCGAGCTGATTGATCGCGTGGACGACATCTACAGGAACACGTCGTGGGACGAGGAGTTCTCTGGTTACGGTGTTCAGATCCagcaggtggggggggggggggggtcgtgttGACGGGGAAGCCCGGGTGGGCACCAACGGTCCTGACCTGTTCCTGTGATCACATGTGCTAGATCATCATAGAAAGTGGGCCGACGCCGGTGGCTCCTGGAAAGAGTCACTTTAACATGAGAGGGAGTCCGGTGGAAGGTAAAGATGTGTGGGATGTCAAGAAGCTCCTGGAGGTAACGGCCCACCCTGTCCTCACAGCTGACAGGAGTCTGAGAAGAAGAAGCAGTAGTGCGGGTCTGAGGGCGCCATGCTGATACACTGGTCTCTCTACCTGCAGCAGTTCAGTGTGGACATTGCAGACAAAGCCTTCAACGTCTGCCTGGCCCACCTCTTCACCTACCAGGACTTTGATGAAGGCACTCTGGGTCTGGCCTATGTGGCCCCGTCCAAACCCGACATCCCCGGAGGGCTCTGCTCCAAAGGTTGGTTCTGCTTCTGTCACCCCCCGCCCCCATTCACTGTTTGTGTTGACTTGTGACCTATTCTTCCTCTTTGCAGCTTGTCCTTCATCTACAAACCAACATGGAGCCATCTACCTGAACACGGGCCTCACCAGCACCAAGAACTATGGAAAGACCATCCTGACAAAGGTGGGAGGGTTCTTAAGCAGGAACACGTTTGACTGAAGGGGTTTTTCCTTTAGAGTTCTTGCTGTCCCGCCAGACCACACGCAACAACAGAACCTCTTaggtcttcatcagaaaaaccagcaggagacatgtaacccctgtgctatcctaggcactttaacattgggagttgggtcgtctaagacagtgtttttcaactagtgtgccgtgggagatggtcaagtgtgccgtggaaaattaccctcattaactgatctaaaaacatttcctatctccaggatttcagctctctgttcatccaaacaggccctgataaaacactgaggaatataaaagatcgtaaaatactttttctttgcgtttattttattttattaaagacattttgataagaatgacgtaccgcgattcagctgcagctccggctgtatttgggaaaagtcccgtccctttgactgtctccgccaatcattcttgaggggcttaatcacatgtcatcagtctgaccaatcagaagtggttaaagtcttcacttccttgtcccgatttagctcgtaaagtcgctcagttctaacagaaataccagctaaagctcgtctttagcggtgtagctttccacagaatccggtatcagaccgtggaacaagtgaacaaaacaatgaggctccgaaaaccgatctccggccgttttatgcactacatctcccatgatgcattgggttgtgagagtgacagggcacaaggagatctgtcgttagacgtcttgaaaccaacaaacacacatcaaactatttttaaatcttctaacttaacttttattgaatctttaagaaaaaaacagctgcagtttccagctttttctgtaacaattatctcaaaaatgcatgtgagattatggaggggctgtagatcaatacagactatgactttctccttcttttttttaatttttggatgctggtgtgcagagggatttttgtcaaggttaaagtgtgccgtggctcagaaaaggttgaaaaacactgatctagacccactagacagtgctctgaaccttttttcttcaatgatttgtgatcttcactggtgtccatggattacatgaaatctttccaccttatccacctttgtcatggtagggagaacacgtcaatggaagggggggggggggtcatctaaggtagcacaagggttacagctgcGCCTTGATGTGCAGCGGGGCTTTCATCCCAGATCCCTTTTAAAGCTGGTTGCTCTTGACAGACGTTGCGGTTCCATCAGTCCTTGAAGCAGCTGTCAGGACCAGAGCAGTGAAGAGGATTGAAACCCCCGATGCCCTTTTTCAGTTCAGGCGAACCAAAGAGGAGGTCCAGAACATCCTGAAGGAGGACATTAGGCTGGAGGTGTAAGCGAGGAGGGTGCAGGGTGGGCTCTGTGGCGCCCTCTAAAGGGGAGTAGAGACTTCACAATGACAAAGTGGAGGAGAAGGCTGCAGTCTGtgactcagcccctcccacagctGAAGCAGGctcagaaatgtttttcctgcttttttcctCCAGTCGGAGTCATGTCACCTCCCCAGCCCTTACCCCCTCACTCCTGCATGGGGGTAAAAGACCTTTGTTTCCACAGGAAGCTGACCTGGTCACGACCCATGAGCTGGGGCATAACTTTGGAGCTGAGCATGATCCAGACGACATCCTGGACTGTGCCCCCCGAGAGGATCAGGGGGGCAAGTATGTCATGTACCCCATTGCTGTGAGCGGAGACCAAGTCAACAACAAGGTGTGTGTGCTTCCTGTCCCTCACACGAGCAGTGCTCTGTCTGACTGAGGACTGAGGGCAGCTCGTCTGCGCAGCTCTTCTCCAACTGCAGCAAGCGCTCCATCGTGAAGCGGCTGCGCTCCAAGGCCACTTCCTGCTTCAGAGAGAGGAACATCAACGTGTGCGGGAACTCTCGGGTAGAGCAGGGCGAGGAGTGTGACCCGGGGCTGATCAACATCTCATTGGACGGCTGCTGCACCCCTGACTGCCGACTGAGAGAGGGCGCTCAGTGCAGGTGAGGGTGACGGAGGTGAGACGGGCGGTGCACGCTCTGCTGAGGCGCCACAGCTCAGCCTCCGATGTGTTCAGTGACAGGAACAGCGCCTGCTGCAAGAACTGCCGCTTTGCGTCCAGGGGCGTGGTCTGTCAGGAGCCGATCAATGCCACCTGTGAGGGCCACTCCTACTGCACAGGTCTGCTGCGCCGGGTCTGGCTTCTGCTCTCAGCTGGTCACATACTCTGAGATGAAGCTGCTGTGTTTCTGCGTTCCAGGAGACAGCAGCGAGTGCCCGGCACCGGAGAACGCTCCGGATAAAACCGTGTGCTTGGACAACGGGGAGTGTCACAACGGAGAGTGTGTGCCCTTCTGCCAGGCCATCCTAAACCTGCAGCCCTGCGCCTGCAATGGTACTGCTGATCCTAGAGGCACAGCCGCTGGCTGATGAGAGGACGTGAAGGGAAGGGGTCTCTGGAGGCTCAGAAATGCTTGAAGTGATCCTGGGCTTCAGACGTTACTCGGTTTAGGTCAGGGGTGGGCCACCTGCGGCTCTTTCCTCCCTGTGGTTTAGTAAAATAACCATCATGTTCTCAGATTGTTGTGATTCCTTTGACATGGTCAGGTAGAGCGAGCAGGCAGAGAGCAGCGTGAACacgtggagggggcgtgtctgcagctgtgaacgccgaccagagtctgtgatgggatggaaagtttttctggaaagacagtcagtggtgaTCTCATAGGGACACATGAGCGCCcccaaaaaagcctttttttcctccccctAGACCAAAACCCCCCATTTCAGCGTacaattaattaaatttgcatCAGGGCGGcctactatcctgtcaccttgctgctatgTATGTTGCAGTGTCTCTGTAGAACacgctgtgggggggggggttgcacgcgggggaaaacaaagaacaggtagagaggcgggggcggggcttagactcaccgcttccTAATAAAACATAGTTGTCATGTATAagattaatataatttattggttttactggatttaaagaaaataaataaatagacaggagtctgcatcaaagtcaATCTGTTTCCATCATCTAACTGCAGCATGAAGTTAGGAAGCTGCTCACGGGAGGCCGTGGAGGCGTCTGCTATGTCCGAAAAACACTGAGCTTTGGCGTCCTGGACACCACTCTGGTGTTCGGCTAAGCAGTCTCCTAAAATCTTGTCTCTTCCAGAAACAAACTCTTCCTGTAAAGTCTGCTGTCGGAACAGTGGGGGGGTCTGTTTACCTTACAAGGACAAAAGCGACAACTTTGTGTTCCTGCGGAAAGGCAAACCGTGCACAGTGGGCTTCTGCGATGGAGCGGTGAGTGgagccgctgttctgtgtgtgtgtgtgtgtgtgtgtgtgtgggtgtgagtgGGTAACCCTACTAACCCAACCGTCCGTGCAGGGGAAGTGCATGAAGCAGGTGCAGGACGTGGTGGAGCGGCTGTGGTACTTCATTGATAAGCTGGACATCAACACCTTTGGGAAGTTCCTGGCTGACAACATCGTGGGCTCAGTGGTGGCGTTCTCGCTGCTCTTCTGGGTTCCTGTCAGCATCCTGGTCCACTTTGTGGTGAGTTAGCCCCCCGTCCCCCCGCCTGCTCATCCTGACCCAGCTTTTGAAGCTGGCTGTGGTCTGCTGTGTTTGTTCTGACAAATCAGTTGAAGGTCGTTTTTCTCACCTTTCAGGACAAGAAACTGGACAAGCAGTACGAGCAGACAGCCAAGTCTCTGTTCTTCCCCAGCGTGAGTTCAGATTTCTGTCTTTGCTTTGAAAgtctagcccttgtgctgtcttgtggggtccagatgaccccactcccaacgccCACGTGCCTTggacagcacaagggctagagGTGATGGCTAGAGATGATCCAGCAGCTGTTTGGGCTGTTCAGCACACATGCAGCTTAACTGAACCACTGAAGTCTGCTTAAGTTATGGTGCAGACACTCTGGACGCCGACGCCGCCGCCGCCGGGCTGCTATTACAAGTCCGTTGGATAAAAAGGGACGTAAGGCGTGTCTGGGTGTTTCACATTTAATGAAAAACCTGTGAGCATGAGGGCTAAACACTGGTGTTTGGGATGAGTTGACCTGATGACACAAACACCTGTGCCAGAGGGATTGTGGGAAGTTTCCCCCGTGCCGTGTGGGGGGAGCCAGGTGTCATGTCTTCCAGTGCTTTCTCTGCTGTTGTAGATGTAGAGAGCACTTCTGGGATCTCTGGATGTTCATGCTCAGTCTTTTTTCCCAGAATGCAGAGCTGCTGAGCAGCCTCGACTCGGCTTCAGTTCGGATCGTCAAGCCTCCGAGCTTTCCCGCCCCCCCTCTGCGCTTGCCCCCAAGTGGCCCCCAGCAGACCAACACCCCACCTGTCTTCAGACCAGGCCCCGACTCGGGTCACACCTCCCCTCCCCTGGACAGCCCCCGCATGGCCACCATCCAGGAAGACCCCAGCCTGGACTCCCGTCTGGATGAGGACCAACTACAGGAGGATTTTGGGCGGGCGGCGGGAGAGGGGTCAGTCCTGCGCTCCTTCGAAGACCTGACGAAGGCGAAGGTAGTGTGCCGCAGCGAGAAGGCGAAGCTGTTCCGACTGCAGAGACACCATCATGTTGAAAGCAAGGAAACGCAGTGCTGAGAGGTGCAGGTAGGTGGCGCTGCACCACCAGCTCcaggcagcagctgctgctttctggAGAAAACCACATCCTGTTACCGGTGCTCTGTGAGAGCCGCAAACTACAGCAACATGCTTCACCATGAGGCAGTTTGACGCAGACAAATGAAAGAAGAAGGAGTGGATGCTTTTAGCTGGGCAGTCTGCTGTCGGGGGGGGCTTCCCTAAAGGTTATCTTTAGACTGTGAGGAGGTCACACACCACCAAACACTGTTTGATCCCACATATGGAGTTTGAGCCTGctttaaatgatttcttttttctctttctgaccCACTTTTGTATAAAGTGTCCCTCCTCCCCCCAGCTTGTCTAGCTCACCTCGGTCAGTATTTTGTGTTTATGGAGTTTGTCTTTGAGGGGAGGaaacccttttttgtttgaaagaCGATGTTACATTGTGCTTTTTAATCTTCTGAGGTTTGTTGGTGGTaggcatttttaaaatataaaaatgtttttactgtaaaaacaaaCTCATTTTATTGTCTGTCATTGGAGCAAATGTATGAATGTACAACATAAACTCCAAATGAgcttttatttgttgaaaatattttacaccTGGTAAAAATGCATTACATAGTTTGTCATatagtaaaatgtgtttttcttgtggtgTTGCCaggtggtgtagtggtcagcactcaCTGCGTTCTTGAACCGCGTTACATACCCGGTGTGTTCGTAGCTTCCCAGCCAGTCAGCACATCATTCAGTATTTGTAcacaataaaaagtaaaaaattgttAAGAAAagtacacaaaacaaataaaacttttgtattattataaattacctgtttcattttattttt is a window from the Oryzias latipes chromosome 24, ASM223467v1 genome containing:
- the LOC101165277 gene encoding disintegrin and metalloproteinase domain-containing protein 17 isoform X1, yielding MSPRLLSALVPVLVAVAAAAAAAAAASPPADSGQQEFASLRSILEDFDVLPFSSLQSHSVRRREVQTQTHVEKVLSFSALHRNFQLYLRTNEELFSKDFSAVVVGEDGREHNHPVNRQTFFTGHVIGEENSRVQAHIDNQEFSAHILTDEAEYNIEPLWRFTSTPPDGRVLIYRSEDIRNISRLQQPAVCGYVSPALTDGRRAAVQDEQEEGSGPRSRRQLHDHRKNTCPLLLVADYRFFMHMGRGEESTTLNYLIELIDRVDDIYRNTSWDEEFSGYGVQIQQIIIESGPTPVAPGKSHFNMRGSPVEGKDVWDVKKLLEQFSVDIADKAFNVCLAHLFTYQDFDEGTLGLAYVAPSKPDIPGGLCSKACPSSTNQHGAIYLNTGLTSTKNYGKTILTKEADLVTTHELGHNFGAEHDPDDILDCAPREDQGGKYVMYPIAVSGDQVNNKLFSNCSKRSIVKRLRSKATSCFRERNINVCGNSRVEQGEECDPGLINISLDGCCTPDCRLREGAQCSDRNSACCKNCRFASRGVVCQEPINATCEGHSYCTGDSSECPAPENAPDKTVCLDNGECHNGECVPFCQAILNLQPCACNETNSSCKVCCRNSGGVCLPYKDKSDNFVFLRKGKPCTVGFCDGAGKCMKQVQDVVERLWYFIDKLDINTFGKFLADNIVGSVVAFSLLFWVPVSILVHFVDKKLDKQYEQTAKSLFFPSNAELLSSLDSASVRIVKPPSFPAPPLRLPPSGPQQTNTPPVFRPGPDSGHTSPPLDSPRMATIQEDPSLDSRLDEDQLQEDFGRAAGEGSVLRSFEDLTKAKVVCRSEKAKLFRLQRHHHVESKETQC
- the LOC101165277 gene encoding disintegrin and metalloproteinase domain-containing protein 17 isoform X2, whose product is MSPRLLSALVPVLVAVAAAAAAAAAASPPADSGQQEFASLRSILEDFDVLPFSSLQSHSVRRREVQTQTHVEKVLSFSALHRNFQLYLRTNEELFSKDFSAVVVGEDGREHNHPVNRQTFFTGHVIGEENSRVQAHIDNQEFSAHILTDEAEYNIEPLWRFTSTPPDGRVLIYRSEDIRNISRLQQPAVCGYVSPALTDGRRAAVQDEQEEGSGPRSRRQLHDHRKNTCPLLLVADYRFFMHMGRGEESTTLNYLIELIDRVDDIYRNTSWDEEFSGYGVQIQQIIIESGPTPVAPGKSHFNMRGSPVEGKDVWDVKKLLEFSVDIADKAFNVCLAHLFTYQDFDEGTLGLAYVAPSKPDIPGGLCSKACPSSTNQHGAIYLNTGLTSTKNYGKTILTKEADLVTTHELGHNFGAEHDPDDILDCAPREDQGGKYVMYPIAVSGDQVNNKLFSNCSKRSIVKRLRSKATSCFRERNINVCGNSRVEQGEECDPGLINISLDGCCTPDCRLREGAQCSDRNSACCKNCRFASRGVVCQEPINATCEGHSYCTGDSSECPAPENAPDKTVCLDNGECHNGECVPFCQAILNLQPCACNETNSSCKVCCRNSGGVCLPYKDKSDNFVFLRKGKPCTVGFCDGAGKCMKQVQDVVERLWYFIDKLDINTFGKFLADNIVGSVVAFSLLFWVPVSILVHFVDKKLDKQYEQTAKSLFFPSNAELLSSLDSASVRIVKPPSFPAPPLRLPPSGPQQTNTPPVFRPGPDSGHTSPPLDSPRMATIQEDPSLDSRLDEDQLQEDFGRAAGEGSVLRSFEDLTKAKVVCRSEKAKLFRLQRHHHVESKETQC